Proteins encoded within one genomic window of Carassius carassius chromosome 22, fCarCar2.1, whole genome shotgun sequence:
- the LOC132099118 gene encoding uncharacterized protein LOC132099118 — protein MAAIHCPLREDHTDEFAGSLSHMYGTSTANQRIESWWSFFRKQKTQFWMDLFSDLRERHYFNGTHEHKCLVRYVFLGIFQKELDEHRELWNNHTIRPVRQSLCPSGKPETMYHLPDRFGGRDCGFPVDPQVLQEFKDLLPPTNSLCGDANLQANFANLERQSQLAPPINWPAAVDNYIRLKEIAGL, from the exons ATGGCTGCCATCCACTGTCCTTTAAGAGAGGACCACACTGATGAATTTGCGGGTTCTCTCAGCCACATGTATGGCACTTCAACTGCCAATCAAAGGATTGAAAGCTGGTGGTCCTTTTTCAGGAAACAGAA GACACAGTTCTGGATGGATTTATTCAGTGACCTGAGAGAGAGACACTACTTCAATGGCACCCATGAACACAAGTGTCTTGTACGGTATGTTTTCCTGGGCATCTTTCAGAAAGAGCTTGATGAGCACAGAGAGCTTTGGAATAACCATACAATCAGGCCTGTGCGTcagtctctctgtccatctgggAAACCGGAGACCATGTATCACCTGCCTGACAG GTTTGGTGGAAGGGATTGTGGATTCCCAGTGGATCCCCAAGTGTTACAGGAGTTCAAAGACCTTCTGCCACCCACAAACAGTTTGTGTGGAGATGCTAACCTCCAAGCAAATTTTGCCAACTTGGAGAGACAGAGCCAGCTCGCTCCACCCATCAACTGGCCAGCTGCTGTTGACAACTACATTAGACTTAAGGAAATTGCTGGTCtttga